One Amorphoplanes digitatis genomic window carries:
- a CDS encoding cation:proton antiporter encodes MDTAAVAVVMLVVFAWGLFSARLSRADLSAPIVFVTVGLLLSYGLQLGEADESREIVKVLAEVTLVWVLFADASRVGIRKLRADAGLYTRLLGVGLPLTIAAGALLAAWLFDGLGFWLALLVGAALAPTDAALGAAVMSDPTVPERVRRTLNVESGLNDGIATPVVTVAIAGAVAAESIQGAQVVGDALIDLAIGIAVGIGAGLIGGYAMRTARDRGWVSEDFTGPGVLALALAAYAGTLWLDGNGFVAAFVAGLVFGHAAGRGGVKEVFYVEQTSGLVSLLTWLLFGAIAVPIVLAQADWQVIVYALLSLTVIRMLPVALVLIGTGLSRPTVAFIGWFGPRGLASIIFALMAVEDLHNDAERAVAVIGMTVLLSVFAHGLSAKPLAIRYGAGAAAPIPDAQRTPEQLPVRGLTRRHPALETTRTEATPEAES; translated from the coding sequence ATGGATACCGCAGCCGTGGCAGTGGTCATGTTGGTGGTCTTCGCCTGGGGTCTCTTCTCGGCGCGGCTCAGTCGCGCGGACCTGAGCGCGCCCATCGTCTTCGTCACGGTCGGGCTGCTGCTCTCGTACGGCCTGCAACTCGGCGAGGCGGACGAGTCGCGGGAGATCGTCAAGGTGCTCGCGGAGGTCACCCTCGTCTGGGTGCTGTTCGCCGACGCGTCCCGCGTCGGGATCCGGAAGTTGCGCGCCGACGCGGGCCTGTACACCCGGCTGCTCGGCGTGGGGCTCCCGCTCACCATCGCGGCCGGGGCGCTGCTCGCGGCCTGGCTCTTCGACGGCCTGGGCTTCTGGCTGGCCCTGCTGGTCGGAGCCGCCCTCGCACCCACCGATGCCGCGCTCGGCGCAGCGGTGATGTCCGACCCCACCGTGCCGGAACGCGTGCGGCGGACCCTGAACGTGGAGAGCGGCCTCAACGACGGCATAGCCACCCCGGTAGTGACGGTCGCGATCGCCGGCGCCGTCGCGGCCGAGAGCATCCAGGGCGCGCAGGTCGTCGGTGACGCGCTGATCGATCTGGCGATCGGCATCGCGGTCGGCATCGGCGCCGGCCTGATCGGGGGCTACGCGATGCGCACGGCACGCGACCGCGGCTGGGTTTCGGAGGATTTCACCGGGCCGGGCGTGCTGGCTCTCGCGCTGGCCGCGTACGCGGGCACGCTCTGGCTCGACGGCAACGGCTTCGTCGCCGCGTTCGTCGCCGGGCTCGTGTTCGGCCACGCCGCCGGACGCGGCGGCGTCAAGGAGGTCTTCTACGTCGAACAGACCTCCGGACTAGTGTCGCTGCTGACCTGGCTGCTCTTCGGCGCCATCGCCGTACCGATCGTCCTCGCACAGGCCGACTGGCAGGTGATCGTCTACGCCCTGCTCAGCCTCACCGTGATCCGCATGCTGCCCGTGGCGCTCGTCCTGATCGGAACCGGGCTGAGCCGGCCGACGGTGGCATTCATCGGATGGTTCGGGCCACGCGGCCTAGCCTCGATCATCTTCGCGCTGATGGCCGTCGAGGACCTGCACAACGACGCCGAACGTGCCGTAGCCGTCATCGGCATGACCGTCCTGCTCAGCGTGTTCGCGCACGGCCTGAGCGCCAAGCCGCTCGCAATCCGGTACGGGGCCGGCGCAGCCGCTCCCATACCAGACGCACAGCGAACGCCTGAACAACTGCCGGTTCGCGGTTTGACCCGCCGGCACCCGGCGTTGGAGACGACGCGGACGGAGGCGACACCCGAGGCTGAGTCATAG